Within the Thermoproteales archaeon genome, the region TCGCTATCGACGGCGTTAAAGAGAATATTATCTCGAAAAACGAGGGATATTCTTGGATGTGGTTTTTATATAACGCTTCTAGCGGTAGATTAGATTACGGCCCTGTAGCTGCGGATAAATATATTATATCGAACGGCGATACTATATTGTGGAGGTATGTCCATTGGAAATTCTGAACATATAGAAGAATTATACGTTCTTTTTCTCCTTTTTTTATCCGGTAGACTAGGTCGGAGGCAAATCAGCAAAATTTTAGACATTGGCGAAGGTAGAATAAAGAGGATTATTAAAAATCTCTGCGAGAAGAATTTGGTAGACGTCAAGAGAGCTGGCGTAGCATTGAATAAAAATGGATTGGACTATCTATTTGACTGCTTGACTAGCGTTGGTGTAAATGCTATAGGTCGCTTTGACGTAGAAGAATTATGTGCTGCATGTATAGGTGTTGGTTTTCAGTTTTCAAATCTTATACCTTCTAATGTGTTGGAGGTTAGGGATGAAGCCGTTAGAGGTGGAGCGAAAGGTGCTCTTATAATTCATGTTGTAGACGATAAGTGGCTGCTTCCGCCTGAAGCTGGAGATTTAAGGGGATATTGCCCATTTCTTGTTGAGGAATTAGATGAAGTTTTTAGAGTGAAAAGTGGAGATACTATTTTACTTGTTTTCGCCGAGGATCTCGGAAGGGCTATCATTGGCGGCTTGAAAGCTGTGTTGCTGGCTGGTAGTCTTTTTAAATCTTCTATAATAGACTAAACATATTACGATGATGAAAATAATTACTAAAAGTGCTACGATCCCGATAGTACTATCATAAATTTTACTTGCTATTTCTACAGCTGCTTTTTCACCACGATCATGAATCAT harbors:
- a CDS encoding DUF4443 domain-containing protein, whose translation is MSIGNSEHIEELYVLFLLFLSGRLGRRQISKILDIGEGRIKRIIKNLCEKNLVDVKRAGVALNKNGLDYLFDCLTSVGVNAIGRFDVEELCAACIGVGFQFSNLIPSNVLEVRDEAVRGGAKGALIIHVVDDKWLLPPEAGDLRGYCPFLVEELDEVFRVKSGDTILLVFAEDLGRAIIGGLKAVLLAGSLFKSSIID